In the genome of Tannockella kyphosi, one region contains:
- the uvrC gene encoding excinuclease ABC subunit UvrC — protein sequence MATKQLKDKLSLLPISSGCYLMKDNTGEVIYVGKAKKLKNRVTSYFTGSHNYKTTKLVSEIVDFDYIVTDSEKEALLLEINLIKDYSPKYNISFMDNKYYPYIQLTKETHPTLKIVRNASDKKHKYFGPFPDGTAARETFKLLNRLYPLRKCAHIPKKTCLYYSLQQCVGCCIQPVDQEVYKEITTNITKFIQGDTKELMEDLEAKMYQASELQNYELAMEYRNLIQHIKHVTSKQHVQFNDLIDRDVVGYYCENGYISIQLFFMRQGKLLARDFNLVPLQNDIEDHLFTFLMQFYQENTYPTELLLPSDLDVSLLEDIVECKILQPQKGKKHDLVTMANNNAKESLEHKFQLIIKNEASTIGAMQQLATLLNKDVLHRVELFDNSNIQGAHAVAGMVCFIDGVPAKKEYRKYKIKTVEGPNDYASMEEVIYRRYFRVLMDKLERPDLIIVDGGKGQIKVAVQVIEKLGLDILVCGLAKDDQHNTALLLDKDGNEISISRKSELFFLLTRMQDEVHRYAISFHKQVRSKSLFQSILDDIDGIGPKRKKELMKAFGSVKKMKEASKEELEEIVPSAVAQKLYNVLNK from the coding sequence ATGGCAACAAAACAACTAAAAGATAAATTATCATTATTACCAATAAGTAGTGGTTGTTATTTAATGAAAGACAATACTGGTGAGGTTATTTATGTAGGTAAGGCAAAAAAGCTAAAGAATCGTGTAACTAGTTATTTTACAGGTAGCCATAATTATAAGACAACAAAGTTGGTTAGTGAGATTGTTGATTTTGATTATATTGTAACTGATTCTGAAAAAGAGGCTTTGTTATTAGAAATTAATTTAATTAAAGATTATAGTCCAAAATATAATATATCCTTTATGGATAATAAATATTATCCATATATTCAATTAACAAAAGAAACCCATCCAACATTAAAAATTGTTCGTAATGCGAGTGATAAAAAACATAAATACTTTGGACCTTTCCCTGATGGGACTGCAGCAAGAGAAACATTTAAATTATTAAATCGTTTATATCCTTTAAGAAAATGTGCACATATTCCTAAAAAAACATGTCTTTACTATTCTTTACAACAATGTGTAGGTTGTTGTATCCAACCTGTAGATCAAGAAGTATATAAAGAAATAACAACAAATATTACTAAATTTATTCAAGGTGATACCAAAGAATTAATGGAAGATTTAGAAGCAAAAATGTATCAAGCTAGTGAATTACAAAACTATGAACTAGCAATGGAGTATCGTAACTTAATCCAACATATTAAACATGTTACTAGTAAGCAACATGTTCAATTTAATGATTTAATAGATCGTGATGTAGTAGGATATTATTGTGAAAATGGTTATATTAGTATTCAGTTATTCTTTATGAGACAAGGAAAGTTACTAGCAAGAGACTTTAATTTAGTACCTTTACAAAATGATATTGAGGATCATTTGTTTACTTTTTTAATGCAATTTTATCAAGAAAACACATATCCTACAGAGTTATTGTTACCTAGTGATTTAGATGTTTCTTTATTAGAGGATATTGTCGAATGTAAAATATTGCAACCTCAAAAAGGTAAGAAACATGACTTAGTTACAATGGCAAATAATAATGCTAAAGAATCATTAGAACATAAGTTTCAATTAATTATAAAAAATGAAGCATCTACTATTGGAGCAATGCAACAATTAGCTACTTTATTAAATAAAGATGTTCTACATCGGGTGGAATTATTCGATAATTCCAATATTCAAGGTGCTCATGCAGTAGCCGGAATGGTTTGTTTTATTGATGGAGTTCCTGCAAAAAAAGAATATCGAAAATATAAAATAAAGACAGTAGAAGGTCCTAATGATTATGCAAGTATGGAAGAAGTTATTTATCGACGTTATTTTCGTGTCTTAATGGATAAACTAGAAAGACCTGATTTAATAATTGTAGATGGTGGTAAAGGACAAATTAAAGTAGCTGTACAAGTGATTGAAAAACTAGGGTTAGATATCCTAGTATGTGGTTTGGCTAAGGATGATCAACACAATACTGCCCTGTTATTGGACAAGGATGGTAATGAGATATCTATTAGTCGTAAAAGTGAATTATTTTTCTTGTTAACAAGAATGCAAGATGAAGTACATCGTTATGCTATTTCTTTCCATAAACAAGTTCGTTCAAAATCTCTATTTCAATCTATATTAGATGATATTGATGGTATTGGACCTAAACGTAAAAAAGAATTAATGAAAGCTTTTGGAAGTGTTAAAAAAATGAAAGAAGCAAGTAAAGAAGAATTAGAAGAAATTGTTCCTAGTGCTGTGGCTCAAAAATTATATAATGTATTAAATAAATAG
- a CDS encoding helix-turn-helix domain-containing protein — translation MNIILTPREREIFTLLIENYATKDIASKLTISEKTVRNHISNVIQKLGVESRIQAVFELIRLGELELS, via the coding sequence ATGAATATAATTTTAACACCAAGAGAAAGAGAAATATTTACTTTACTTATTGAAAATTATGCTACAAAAGATATTGCTAGTAAATTAACAATAAGTGAAAAAACAGTTCGTAATCATATTTCTAATGTGATTCAAAAACTAGGTGTTGAATCTAGGATACAGGCTGTTTTTGAGTTAATAAGATTAGGAGAATTGGAGTTATCTTAG
- a CDS encoding D-alanyl-D-alanine carboxypeptidase family protein, with translation MKIKRRYLYVVAIVCFIVCFIGLNKKYDPYYRVNGINNENRVLIDLYLDEEEKQYLIDYAISMDLFVQYIHIDGFYLPNYEYYISIDKAKCFSSLEEMVSATNEIVSRLEESEIKQVSSTLDTLISNNLVLVYYESLEFDCDNINYYQIVRSLYDDYEYSYVGYTNTYVDILTSYGYGVSADKLDDCFVTLCNNYQADSLYLLLTTTLEEGQEILINPSSLGETIDETTYIASYSPSDLDIVTGIPRLVYTTYLQSDTYSALQLMYEAILVDLGDVFLLTEGYQDYETILLEDSELAGFSVYQTGTCIDIQESGTTADEFASTELYEWMQDNAHLYGFIQEEQGSNTYRYVGVDSATEIYDLWVVEQAYLASLEEVEEIE, from the coding sequence ATGAAAATAAAAAGAAGATACTTATATGTAGTAGCAATAGTTTGTTTTATTGTTTGCTTTATAGGGCTAAATAAAAAATATGATCCTTATTATCGAGTAAATGGTATTAATAATGAAAATCGTGTTTTAATTGACCTATACTTGGATGAGGAAGAAAAACAATATTTAATAGACTATGCTATTTCTATGGATTTGTTTGTACAATATATTCATATAGATGGTTTTTATTTACCAAATTATGAATATTATATTTCTATTGATAAAGCAAAATGTTTTTCTTCATTAGAAGAAATGGTTAGTGCAACGAATGAAATTGTTAGTCGTTTAGAGGAATCAGAAATAAAACAAGTTTCTAGTACACTAGATACGTTAATATCTAATAATTTAGTTTTAGTATATTATGAATCACTTGAGTTTGATTGTGATAACATTAATTATTATCAAATTGTACGTTCTTTATATGATGATTATGAATATAGTTATGTCGGATATACGAATACTTATGTTGATATATTAACTAGTTATGGCTATGGTGTTTCAGCTGATAAATTAGATGATTGTTTTGTTACGCTTTGTAATAATTATCAAGCAGACAGTCTTTATTTATTGTTAACTACAACATTGGAAGAAGGACAAGAGATTCTTATCAATCCTTCCTCTTTAGGAGAAACAATAGATGAAACTACTTATATTGCTAGTTACTCTCCTAGTGATTTAGATATTGTTACAGGAATACCTAGACTCGTGTATACTACGTATTTGCAAAGTGATACTTATAGTGCTTTACAATTAATGTATGAAGCTATTTTAGTGGATTTAGGGGATGTTTTCTTGTTAACAGAAGGGTATCAAGACTATGAGACTATTTTATTAGAGGATAGTGAATTGGCTGGGTTTAGTGTATATCAAACTGGAACATGCATTGATATCCAGGAATCTGGGACAACGGCAGATGAATTTGCTAGTACGGAATTATATGAATGGATGCAAGATAATGCGCATTTATATGGATTTATTCAAGAAGAACAGGGAAGTAATACATATCGTTATGTTGGGGTAGATAGTGCTACTGAAATATATGATTTATGGGTTGTTGAACAAGCTTATTTAGCTAGTTTAGAAGAAGTTGAAGAGATAGAGTAG
- the murI gene encoding glutamate racemase, whose translation MERAIGLFDSGVGGLTVLNTIQALLPNENIIYVGDNKNCPYGNKTKEQLFQYASRIIEYFISCDVKLVVLACNTTSANVLEELQLNYPNIKLIGVIDATCKDAIEKQVQKPLVIATQATISSNKYAILLKELDNQVDVQSLATPLLVPLVESGMYKEGIYETLHSYLDVYSKEIDGIILGCTHYPILKQQIKVVLPNITIISSSEAIGKQIHHYLTTHQMLNTDSRKYVSIYTTGDTEEFVYSSSGFFDYTGLQVKYLNLGD comes from the coding sequence ATGGAACGAGCAATAGGTTTATTTGATTCAGGTGTTGGTGGTTTAACAGTATTAAATACGATTCAAGCACTTTTGCCAAATGAAAATATTATTTATGTGGGGGATAATAAAAATTGTCCTTATGGAAATAAAACAAAAGAACAATTATTTCAATATGCAAGTAGAATTATTGAATATTTTATTTCTTGTGATGTCAAATTAGTAGTATTAGCTTGTAATACAACAAGTGCGAATGTCTTAGAAGAACTACAATTAAATTATCCTAATATAAAATTGATTGGTGTAATTGATGCCACTTGTAAAGATGCTATTGAAAAACAAGTGCAAAAACCACTTGTTATTGCAACACAAGCAACTATTTCATCTAATAAGTATGCTATTTTATTAAAAGAATTAGATAATCAAGTAGATGTTCAATCACTAGCAACACCATTATTGGTGCCATTAGTTGAATCTGGGATGTATAAAGAAGGTATTTATGAAACTTTACATAGTTATTTAGATGTCTATAGTAAAGAGATAGATGGTATTATTTTAGGGTGTACACACTACCCAATATTGAAACAACAAATTAAAGTAGTTCTACCAAATATTACCATTATTTCTTCTAGTGAAGCTATTGGTAAACAAATACACCACTATTTAACAACACATCAAATGTTAAATACAGACTCTAGAAAATATGTATCTATTTATACAACAGGTGATACAGAAGAATTTGTATATAGTTCATCAGGATTCTTTGATTATACAGGATTACAAGTAAAATATTTAAATCTAGGTGATTAA
- a CDS encoding GerMN domain-containing protein — MKLLKNISIFSVCIAVLMNHYLTNEQGVKEIASYQIAVFKDVYNTLIPIEIPVYSSDEESIILEVIQTMKSETFLSDGLYPVLDSNLEVEDVFIEDNVLYLQLNDSFLALDNQDGLDIAEALSYSLCNGGIEEIIISIEDTLLTYIPNSTIPISALTKSLGINNFETDTNALFRTIPVVVYNEQIIEDQTYYVPTTLRITCDQEDLDIQVQTILSKLDYPDIVLSSPVYLHDGLLDVSIDANVLLDNETIDETLYCQIIQSLMSIDGVEAVSIYIDGQLQEVTQNVSTSINNRVEI; from the coding sequence ATGAAATTACTAAAAAATATAAGTATTTTTAGTGTATGTATAGCTGTATTAATGAATCATTATCTTACGAATGAACAAGGTGTAAAAGAAATTGCTTCCTATCAAATTGCAGTCTTTAAAGATGTTTATAACACCCTTATACCTATTGAAATACCAGTGTATAGTAGTGATGAGGAGTCCATTATTTTAGAAGTGATACAAACAATGAAAAGTGAGACATTTCTATCTGATGGATTATATCCTGTTTTAGATTCAAATTTAGAAGTAGAAGATGTTTTTATAGAAGATAATGTTTTATACTTACAATTAAATGATTCATTCTTAGCTTTAGATAATCAAGATGGTTTAGATATAGCAGAAGCATTATCCTATAGTTTATGTAATGGTGGAATCGAAGAAATTATTATTTCTATTGAAGATACGCTTTTAACCTATATTCCAAACAGTACGATACCAATCAGTGCATTAACCAAGAGTTTGGGTATTAATAACTTTGAAACAGATACAAATGCACTATTTCGTACTATTCCAGTAGTAGTTTATAATGAACAAATAATAGAAGATCAAACATATTATGTTCCAACAACATTACGCATAACATGTGATCAAGAAGACCTTGATATACAGGTACAAACTATTTTATCAAAATTGGATTATCCTGATATTGTTTTAAGTTCTCCAGTTTATTTACATGATGGTCTATTGGATGTTAGTATTGATGCCAATGTATTGTTAGATAATGAAACAATAGATGAAACATTGTATTGTCAAATTATTCAATCTTTGATGAGTATTGATGGAGTAGAGGCTGTTTCTATCTATATTGATGGACAATTGCAAGAAGTAACACAAAATGTTTCTACTTCTATTAATAATAGAGTAGAGATTTAA
- a CDS encoding beta/alpha barrel domain-containing protein, producing the protein MESKVKIYMTNGSIIMVDNASVEDIQEAIKSSMNPFIVLEGRKRGSQKLKSYTLMLNAISHFRNYNTWEES; encoded by the coding sequence ATGGAAAGCAAAGTAAAAATCTATATGACAAATGGAAGTATTATTATGGTTGATAATGCCTCAGTAGAAGATATTCAAGAAGCAATCAAGTCTTCTATGAATCCTTTTATTGTTTTGGAAGGAAGAAAACGTGGTAGCCAAAAATTGAAATCATATACACTGATGTTAAATGCGATTAGTCATTTTAGAAACTATAACACTTGGGAAGAAAGCTAA
- a CDS encoding site-specific integrase — protein sequence MPAYKDTKRGTWFASISYSDAFGKYVTTKKRGFQTKKLAQEYERIALLEIQQVKRQSVILDDLFKMYLEYKKDRTKPRTIYNYQMLYNKQISPLLGKMYVDKITIPIIEAFQKEVLKQGYSNAYSEKIQTVLKSTLRFSVRKLMIDKNPFDYVDYVKNHNEVKKEMLFYTPEDFEKFCSVITNDLHLLLFQTMYWTGMRISELQARTWNDLNFRTRDLRIHSNFDNKNRVITNSTKNGENRIIYVPSKILDDLQALYKECDTVAGFNNNFYIFGTNKPIPHKTVENAKNRYIVAYNNMHEDSIPKIRLHDFRHSHVSYLANNGADAWDISERLGHSKEMVEKTYSHMFPEKRNKMKKLLG from the coding sequence ATGCCAGCCTACAAAGATACAAAACGTGGCACATGGTTTGCCAGTATATCATATTCTGATGCTTTTGGTAAATATGTCACTACAAAAAAAAGAGGTTTTCAAACAAAAAAACTCGCACAAGAATATGAGCGTATAGCCTTATTGGAAATACAACAAGTTAAAAGACAATCGGTCATACTGGATGATCTTTTTAAAATGTACCTGGAGTACAAAAAAGATAGGACAAAGCCTCGTACAATATATAATTATCAAATGCTTTACAATAAACAGATATCCCCTCTCTTGGGCAAGATGTATGTTGATAAGATAACAATCCCAATTATTGAAGCTTTTCAAAAGGAAGTATTAAAACAAGGCTATTCAAACGCCTATAGTGAAAAAATACAAACTGTATTGAAGTCTACTCTGCGTTTCTCAGTAAGGAAATTAATGATAGATAAAAACCCTTTTGATTATGTAGACTACGTGAAAAATCACAACGAAGTAAAAAAAGAAATGTTATTCTACACTCCAGAAGATTTTGAAAAATTCTGCAGTGTTATTACGAATGATCTTCATCTGCTGCTCTTCCAAACTATGTATTGGACTGGAATGCGAATTAGTGAACTCCAAGCTAGAACTTGGAATGATTTGAATTTTCGTACTAGGGATCTACGCATCCATAGCAATTTTGATAATAAAAATAGAGTTATTACTAACTCTACAAAAAATGGTGAAAATAGGATCATATATGTTCCTAGTAAAATACTTGATGATTTACAAGCATTATACAAGGAATGCGATACTGTTGCTGGATTCAACAATAACTTTTACATCTTTGGCACAAATAAACCTATTCCACATAAAACGGTTGAAAATGCGAAAAATCGCTATATAGTAGCTTATAACAACATGCATGAGGATTCTATACCTAAAATACGTCTGCATGACTTTAGACACTCCCACGTCTCATATTTAGCTAATAATGGTGCAGATGCATGGGATATATCCGAACGTTTAGGACATTCAAAAGAAATGGTCGAAAAGACATATTCACACATGTTTCCAGAAAAAAGGAATAAAATGAAAAAGCTTCTTGGTTAA
- a CDS encoding type I restriction endonuclease: MEEKMYALSDRIKNLKERIATEEATKQSFILPFFSNLGYDVFNPLEFIPEFTGDVGIKKHEKVDYAILQDNVPFILIEAKPYSDNLEKHDSQLFRYFGTTKSKFAILTNGVIYKFYTDLEQPNIMDLKPFFMLDMLSLSDQ, encoded by the coding sequence ATGGAAGAAAAAATGTATGCATTAAGTGACCGTATTAAGAATCTTAAGGAAAGAATAGCAACAGAAGAAGCGACAAAGCAGTCCTTTATTTTACCGTTCTTTTCGAACTTGGGTTATGATGTTTTTAATCCGTTAGAATTTATACCTGAGTTTACTGGCGATGTAGGTATTAAAAAACATGAAAAAGTAGATTATGCAATCTTACAAGATAATGTACCTTTCATACTCATTGAAGCAAAACCATACAGTGACAACTTGGAAAAACATGATTCACAATTATTTAGATATTTTGGTACTACAAAATCTAAATTCGCTATTTTAACAAATGGTGTTATTTACAAATTTTACACTGATTTAGAACAACCAAACATTATGGACCTAAAACCATTTTTTATGTTAGATATGCTTTCTTTAAGTGATCAGTAA
- a CDS encoding AhpC/TSA family protein: MQKNSDIDFVNTNIPDLIELYGESVVNDILSDFSCPKNKDVAYFLKNKALTMEKADYRGSRTYLIGFLNDEGGFNLCAYYTLANKPFELNPDLSNSRKKELRGKYSTTPNAVSAVLIGQLSKNFNHGYEYLLSGRDLITLAINSMKPTYDSVGLEIVFLECEDTPKLRRFYEDTGFELYVDKDGKPIRSLHGGNNESELLIYFAKYKTLKVNLPL, translated from the coding sequence ATGCAAAAAAATAGTGATATCGATTTTGTTAATACGAACATACCGGATTTGATTGAACTTTATGGAGAGAGTGTCGTAAATGATATTCTCTCCGATTTTTCTTGTCCTAAGAATAAAGACGTAGCTTATTTTTTGAAAAATAAAGCTTTAACAATGGAGAAGGCTGATTATCGTGGGTCTAGAACATATTTGATAGGGTTCTTAAATGATGAGGGTGGATTCAACTTATGCGCATACTACACGTTAGCTAATAAGCCTTTTGAATTAAATCCCGACTTGAGCAATAGTAGGAAAAAAGAGCTAAGAGGCAAATACAGCACCACACCAAATGCTGTTTCGGCTGTGTTGATTGGCCAATTGAGTAAAAATTTCAACCATGGCTATGAGTATTTATTATCTGGAAGGGATCTGATCACTTTAGCCATAAACAGTATGAAACCCACATATGATTCTGTGGGGCTTGAAATAGTTTTTTTAGAGTGTGAAGACACTCCAAAATTAAGAAGATTTTATGAGGATACTGGTTTTGAACTTTATGTCGATAAGGACGGTAAACCTATTAGATCGTTACATGGCGGTAATAACGAATCGGAGTTATTGATATATTTTGCAAAATATAAAACCTTAAAAGTGAATTTACCTTTATAA
- a CDS encoding transposase yields MVVVILEDLVPQDHILRKIDKAIDLSFVYDRVQHLYSDIGRPSIDPAVLIKLAIVDKLFGYHSMRRTLNEAEVNLAIRWYFLYGIEEKLPHFSGFSKTYSCKFSQLIDITNKKGEVVCQDTIFAVIFDEVLSVTMDKNFLYLEHIYMNSTYIKANSNKKKLSR; encoded by the coding sequence ATGGTAGTAGTAATATTAGAAGACTTAGTTCCTCAAGATCATATCCTTAGAAAGATTGATAAAGCAATTGATTTATCTTTTGTGTATGATCGTGTACAACACTTATATAGTGACATAGGAAGACCAAGTATTGATCCTGCTGTTTTAATTAAATTAGCTATTGTAGATAAGTTGTTTGGTTATCATAGTATGAGAAGAACTCTAAATGAAGCAGAAGTTAATTTAGCTATTCGTTGGTACTTTCTTTACGGCATAGAAGAAAAGCTTCCTCATTTTTCTGGATTTTCAAAAACATATAGTTGCAAGTTCTCTCAATTAATTGATATTACAAATAAAAAAGGAGAAGTAGTTTGTCAAGATACTATCTTTGCGGTAATATTTGATGAAGTATTATCAGTGACGATGGATAAGAACTTCTTATATCTAGAACATATTTATATGAACTCTACTTATATCAAGGCAAACTCAAATAAAAAGAAATTATCAAGATGA
- a CDS encoding AAA family ATPase: protein MIDTRYATNEIKLTDQIRILRKNGEKVKLGSLILGTTYTYQKGYGRALECICIFGTREVVVRDDLYCIQDGENFTYAYKDPKGNISLYATDPFSKDVFQLLFLCASELSCNKTINDIVSKLYIHSLSIGWNDVWDAFHQEDAIELAALYVEYIEEMIQDGRFYWIKKHELFSKDFKTGKTKQAPDTSGILFQEREDLSHLAISYTKEDLNQMPTYLIDSIQDNIQFYQANKDTLDKNAIQVIKAFAGDYVWAAGYYGPSGTGKTTTAKLIAGALCLPIIKVTGSRNIDEAYLFGKYILKNGDTEFSYGPLSLAMKHGALFLFDEINMIEGDVLSSLNDVLEMKNGKKILENGEQITAHRAFRFIETMNIGYAGTNDINLSHKSRIQLKVKISKLSMEQNIQIVLNNSSINRTTAKKMIPFIEKVNDMINESGNEFAQRIDIRNIINWANLSVALDNDYIHAAIPTIVAGLLEEDITIDNSELEDILLSDSLASNVMSQIIDTMK from the coding sequence ATGATAGATACTAGATATGCAACAAATGAAATAAAACTAACTGATCAAATACGTATCTTACGTAAAAATGGAGAAAAAGTTAAGTTAGGTAGTTTAATATTGGGAACTACTTATACGTATCAAAAAGGGTATGGTAGAGCGTTAGAATGTATATGTATATTTGGTACTAGAGAAGTGGTAGTAAGAGATGATTTATATTGCATTCAAGATGGTGAAAATTTTACATATGCATATAAAGATCCTAAAGGAAATATATCTCTTTATGCAACAGATCCTTTTAGTAAAGATGTTTTTCAATTGTTGTTTTTATGTGCTAGTGAGTTAAGCTGTAATAAAACAATAAATGATATTGTGTCTAAGTTATATATTCATTCTCTATCAATAGGGTGGAATGATGTTTGGGATGCTTTTCACCAAGAAGATGCTATTGAATTAGCAGCTCTATATGTAGAGTATATAGAAGAAATGATACAAGATGGACGCTTTTATTGGATAAAAAAACACGAATTGTTTAGTAAAGATTTTAAAACAGGAAAAACAAAACAAGCACCTGATACTTCAGGTATTCTATTTCAAGAAAGAGAAGATTTATCACATCTAGCTATTTCTTATACAAAAGAAGACTTGAATCAAATGCCAACTTATTTAATTGATTCTATTCAAGATAATATTCAATTTTACCAAGCAAATAAAGATACACTTGATAAAAATGCAATCCAAGTTATTAAAGCTTTTGCTGGGGACTATGTATGGGCTGCAGGCTATTATGGACCTTCTGGAACAGGAAAAACAACGACAGCAAAATTAATTGCTGGAGCATTATGTTTACCAATTATCAAAGTAACGGGAAGTAGAAATATTGATGAAGCTTATTTGTTTGGAAAATATATTTTAAAAAATGGGGATACTGAATTTAGTTATGGACCTTTATCTTTAGCAATGAAGCATGGTGCGCTCTTTTTGTTTGATGAAATTAATATGATAGAAGGTGATGTTTTATCTTCTTTAAATGATGTTTTAGAAATGAAAAACGGTAAAAAAATACTAGAAAATGGAGAACAAATTACTGCCCATCGGGCATTCCGTTTTATTGAAACAATGAATATTGGATATGCAGGTACAAATGATATAAACTTATCTCACAAATCACGTATTCAATTAAAAGTAAAAATATCGAAACTAAGCATGGAACAAAATATACAAATCGTCTTAAATAATTCATCAATCAATAGAACAACTGCTAAAAAAATGATTCCTTTTATTGAAAAAGTAAATGATATGATTAATGAAAGTGGAAATGAATTTGCACAAAGAATTGATATTCGTAACATTATTAACTGGGCTAATTTAAGTGTGGCATTAGATAATGACTATATTCATGCAGCTATTCCAACTATCGTTGCAGGCTTACTAGAAGAAGATATCACAATAGATAATAGTGAATTAGAAGACATCTTATTATCAGACTCATTAGCTAGTAATGTTATGTCACAAATTATCGATACAATGAAATAG